From the Thermococcus sp. M39 genome, one window contains:
- a CDS encoding DUF555 domain-containing protein, whose translation MGDYIVVLEAPIIVRDVETPEDAINVAVSKVAKALNKEKLDFVKVEIGYSQCPVCGSPFESAFVIGSVGLVGIYLTLKVFNAQSLEHAERIAKAVVGKALKRVPLKVFEIKEIHNGREGEGVHFDEENA comes from the coding sequence ATGGGCGATTATATCGTTGTTTTGGAGGCTCCAATAATTGTGAGAGACGTTGAGACACCAGAGGATGCGATAAATGTTGCCGTATCAAAGGTTGCGAAAGCTTTGAATAAGGAAAAGCTTGACTTCGTGAAGGTTGAAATTGGCTACTCCCAATGCCCTGTGTGTGGAAGCCCGTTTGAGAGTGCTTTCGTTATTGGGAGTGTTGGTTTAGTTGGAATTTATTTGACTCTTAAAGTCTTCAATGCCCAGAGCTTAGAGCATGCAGAGAGAATCGCAAAAGCTGTTGTTGGAAAGGCCTTGAAGAGAGTTCCGCTCAAGGTTTTTGAAATTAAGGAAATTCATAACGGAAGAGAGGGGGAAGGAGTCCATTTTGACGAAGAAAATGCTTGA
- the trm10 gene encoding tRNA (guanine(9)-/adenine(9)-N1)-methyltransferase has protein sequence MKKLSEIFVELLKEKGIDKIGMLSKRYRKSKNKLQDIALDVLEGKGAIVEVDEPTAIAWDLSGKRTEGAKYAYAPSCIAKKFKVVISPEDLRARLPNDYPYFIIDLMHWEKHTEKEKNKVALQAAQSYGVLRDYLWSELLALTWVNEEFKEKAHFPLDRVTAYEGSTAEFLKEKGIDEVVLLDPRAEEVLSERDFDVKAFIIGGIVDTGGTKKGTTAKIGEALESEGIKVRRRKIVLRGDIIGVPDRINHILKILLEMLVEGKSMEEAILTVQSPLHARWRLRKELPKHKRRYLIDGKKYLVVEKELFDEYSKWLNIRWEDFVQVLRELNLIALERKKIHHLNKIAVARIINGKLYRVILLKRAALLCYNC, from the coding sequence ATGAAAAAGCTTAGCGAAATTTTTGTAGAGCTGCTCAAAGAAAAAGGAATAGACAAGATAGGCATGCTTTCAAAGAGATATAGAAAATCAAAGAACAAGCTGCAGGATATAGCGTTGGATGTTCTTGAAGGTAAGGGAGCTATAGTTGAAGTTGATGAGCCTACAGCAATAGCTTGGGACTTAAGCGGAAAAAGAACAGAGGGAGCAAAATACGCCTACGCTCCATCATGCATAGCAAAGAAGTTTAAGGTGGTTATTTCTCCCGAAGATTTAAGAGCAAGGCTTCCAAATGATTACCCCTACTTTATAATCGACCTTATGCACTGGGAAAAGCACACAGAAAAGGAAAAAAATAAGGTTGCTCTCCAAGCTGCCCAAAGTTATGGTGTTTTGAGGGATTACCTCTGGAGCGAGCTTTTAGCGTTAACATGGGTCAACGAAGAGTTTAAAGAAAAAGCACATTTTCCTCTTGACAGAGTCACAGCCTATGAGGGCTCAACTGCAGAGTTTTTAAAGGAGAAGGGTATTGATGAAGTTGTCCTCCTCGATCCGAGAGCTGAGGAAGTTTTAAGCGAGAGAGACTTTGATGTTAAGGCTTTTATCATCGGAGGGATTGTCGATACCGGTGGAACTAAAAAGGGAACCACTGCGAAGATTGGGGAAGCTCTTGAAAGTGAAGGAATCAAGGTTAGAAGGAGGAAAATTGTTCTTAGAGGAGACATTATTGGAGTCCCAGACAGAATCAATCACATACTCAAAATCCTCCTTGAGATGCTCGTAGAAGGCAAAAGCATGGAGGAAGCCATTCTTACAGTGCAGTCACCATTACATGCAAGGTGGCGCTTAAGAAAGGAACTGCCGAAGCATAAGAGGAGATATCTGATAGACGGCAAGAAATATTTGGTTGTGGAGAAAGAGCTCTTTGATGAGTATTCAAAATGGCTCAACATACGGTGGGAGGACTTCGTGCAGGTGCTGAGGGAGCTGAACCTTATAGCACTTGAGAGAAAGAAAATACATCATCTCAACAAGATAGCGGTAGCGAGAATTATCAACGGAAAGCTCTACAGGGTTATTCTGCTGAAGAGAGCGGCTCTGCTGTGTTATAATTGTTGA
- a CDS encoding valine--tRNA ligase, translated as MLPKNYNPEEVETKWQKFWLDEKIYKYELDEKKPPYAIDTPPPFTSGTLHLGHVLSHTWIDIVARYKRMRGYNVLFPQGFDNHGLPTELKVEKEFGISKDEPEKFLQKCIEWTWQAIEAMRNQFIRIGYSADWDLEYHTMDDEYKALVQKSLLEFYKKGLLYQAEHPVFWCPNCRTSLAKAEVGYVEEDGFLYYIKLPLADGSGYIPIATTRPELMPACVAVFVHPDDERYKDLVGKKVKLPIFEREVPILADEDVDPSFGTGAVYNCTYGDEQDIVWQKRYNLPVIIAIDEYGRMTEVAGKYKGMKTEEAREAIAKDLEEMGLLYKKEKIRHRVLRHTERSSCMAPIELLPKKQWFIKVKEFTEELVEVARQIRWFPEDMFLRLKDWAESMDWDWVISRQRVFGTPIPFWVCKDCGEIIPAREEDLPVDPRFDKPPVDKCPKCGSTNLEGVRDVLDCWIDSSITPLVITKWTKDEKWFKHNFPTALRPQGTDIIRTWAFYTIFRTYILTGQKPWHDILINGMVAGPDGRKMSKSYGNVVSPEEVIPKYGADALRLWTALAPPGEDHPFKWEIVDYNFRFLQKLWNIFRFAERHIKDLDYNANKDIKLEPLDKWILSRLHRLIKFATNEMEIYRFNLLTRELMTFIWHEVADDYLEMIKHRLYGDDEESKLKARVALYELLYNILLLLAPFVPHITEELYQEVFKDKVGAKSIHLLEWPTYKEARIDEEAEKLGELAREIIGAMRRYKNSHGLALNAKLKHVAIYATDSYEMLKLIEKDIAGTMNIEKLEIVKGEPELEERIVEIKPNFRTVGPRYGKLVPKIVAYLKQNAEDVSKALKESGKVEFEVEGQNVELGKDDIVLRKAVFSEGEEVETAIVKDAVILFFA; from the coding sequence ATGCTGCCGAAGAATTATAATCCCGAAGAAGTTGAAACCAAGTGGCAGAAGTTCTGGTTGGATGAAAAGATCTACAAGTATGAGCTCGATGAGAAAAAACCACCGTATGCAATTGATACACCACCACCATTCACAAGCGGAACCCTTCACTTAGGTCACGTGTTAAGCCACACATGGATTGATATCGTGGCGAGATATAAGAGAATGAGGGGCTACAACGTTCTTTTCCCACAGGGATTTGACAACCATGGTCTCCCAACGGAGCTCAAGGTGGAGAAGGAGTTCGGCATAAGCAAGGACGAGCCAGAGAAGTTTCTGCAGAAGTGTATCGAGTGGACTTGGCAGGCTATTGAGGCAATGAGAAACCAGTTTATCAGAATTGGTTATTCTGCTGATTGGGACTTAGAGTATCACACGATGGATGACGAATACAAGGCTTTAGTGCAGAAATCTCTGCTTGAGTTCTATAAGAAAGGTCTGCTTTATCAAGCAGAACACCCTGTGTTCTGGTGTCCAAACTGTAGGACTTCCTTAGCTAAGGCTGAAGTGGGTTACGTGGAAGAGGACGGCTTCCTCTATTACATAAAGCTCCCACTGGCTGATGGAAGCGGCTACATTCCAATAGCAACAACAAGACCAGAGCTTATGCCAGCTTGTGTAGCTGTATTCGTGCACCCGGATGACGAGCGCTACAAGGATTTAGTCGGTAAGAAGGTAAAACTCCCAATCTTTGAGAGAGAGGTTCCAATCTTAGCCGATGAGGATGTTGATCCAAGCTTTGGAACTGGAGCAGTCTATAACTGTACTTACGGTGATGAGCAGGACATAGTGTGGCAGAAGCGCTACAACTTGCCGGTGATTATTGCGATTGACGAATATGGAAGGATGACAGAAGTTGCCGGTAAATACAAGGGCATGAAGACAGAGGAAGCAAGAGAAGCTATCGCAAAGGACTTGGAAGAGATGGGCCTGTTATATAAGAAGGAGAAGATAAGGCATAGAGTATTGAGGCACACAGAGAGAAGCAGCTGTATGGCTCCAATCGAGTTATTACCCAAGAAGCAGTGGTTCATCAAGGTGAAGGAGTTCACAGAGGAACTTGTGGAAGTTGCGAGGCAGATAAGGTGGTTCCCAGAGGATATGTTCTTAAGGCTTAAGGACTGGGCAGAGAGCATGGACTGGGACTGGGTTATCAGCAGACAGAGAGTATTTGGAACTCCAATTCCATTCTGGGTGTGTAAGGACTGTGGCGAGATAATCCCGGCAAGAGAAGAGGACTTGCCAGTTGACCCAAGATTTGACAAGCCACCGGTGGATAAGTGTCCAAAGTGCGGTTCAACTAACTTAGAAGGAGTTAGAGACGTCCTCGACTGCTGGATTGATTCATCTATAACTCCACTCGTTATAACAAAGTGGACTAAGGATGAGAAGTGGTTCAAGCACAACTTCCCAACAGCCCTGAGACCTCAGGGAACGGACATTATCAGAACATGGGCGTTCTACACGATATTCAGAACGTATATTCTCACTGGACAAAAGCCGTGGCATGACATCCTAATCAACGGAATGGTGGCTGGTCCAGATGGCAGAAAGATGAGCAAGAGCTATGGAAACGTCGTTTCACCGGAGGAAGTAATTCCAAAATACGGCGCTGACGCTTTAAGACTCTGGACAGCACTGGCCCCACCGGGAGAAGACCACCCATTCAAGTGGGAAATTGTGGATTACAACTTCAGATTCCTGCAGAAGCTCTGGAACATCTTCCGCTTTGCAGAGAGGCACATCAAGGATTTGGACTACAATGCAAACAAGGACATCAAGCTCGAGCCCCTTGACAAGTGGATACTCTCAAGGCTTCACCGCCTAATCAAGTTCGCAACAAATGAGATGGAAATTTACCGCTTCAACTTGCTCACAAGGGAGCTTATGACTTTCATTTGGCACGAGGTTGCAGATGACTACCTCGAAATGATCAAGCACAGACTTTATGGAGACGACGAAGAGAGCAAGCTTAAGGCAAGAGTGGCATTGTATGAGCTACTATATAACATTTTGCTATTGCTTGCACCTTTTGTTCCTCACATAACTGAGGAGCTCTATCAAGAGGTCTTTAAGGACAAGGTTGGAGCAAAGAGCATCCACCTCTTGGAGTGGCCCACTTACAAGGAAGCAAGGATTGACGAGGAAGCTGAAAAGCTCGGAGAGCTTGCAAGAGAGATCATCGGCGCAATGAGGAGATATAAGAACTCACACGGCTTAGCCCTAAACGCAAAGCTCAAGCATGTGGCAATTTATGCAACCGACAGCTATGAGATGCTTAAGCTCATAGAGAAAGACATTGCAGGGACAATGAACATTGAGAAGTTAGAGATTGTAAAAGGCGAGCCTGAGCTTGAGGAAAGAATCGTCGAGATCAAGCCAAACTTCAGAACTGTAGGACCAAGATATGGAAAGCTCGTTCCAAAGATTGTTGCATACCTCAAGCAGAACGCTGAGGATGTGTCAAAGGCACTCAAAGAGAGCGGAAAGGTGGAGTTTGAAGTTGAAGGGCAGAATGTTGAACTCGGCAAAGACGATATAGTGCTCAGGAAGGCAGTGTTCAGTGAAGGGGAAGAGGTAGAGACTGCTATAGTTAAGGATGCGGTGATTTTATTCTTTGCTTGA
- a CDS encoding DUF357 domain-containing protein yields MEREISEEKLKKYFEITKQALEKLEIAVHEKSLLYSVAKDFLTMAKSYYSDAKYYYEKGDYVTAFAALNYAHGFIDAGVRLGVFKGEDNRLFAFG; encoded by the coding sequence GTGGAGCGAGAGATCAGCGAAGAAAAACTCAAAAAATACTTTGAAATAACAAAACAAGCCCTCGAGAAACTTGAAATAGCAGTGCATGAGAAAAGCCTCCTCTATTCTGTTGCGAAAGACTTTTTAACCATGGCAAAAAGCTACTACAGTGATGCCAAATACTACTACGAGAAAGGTGATTATGTGACTGCTTTCGCCGCTTTAAACTATGCACATGGCTTTATTGATGCTGGAGTTAGGCTTGGAGTGTTTAAAGGCGAAGACAACAGACTCTTTGCCTTCGGGTGA
- a CDS encoding DNA cytosine methyltransferase, translating into MYTLIDLFAGAGGFSRGFKEAGFKILAAIENFAPKAETYKFNFPEVKMYIEDIKKVHTLDVMRDVGVPDVIIGGPPCEPYTAANLKRKENPLDRLYNDPIGQLVLHFIRFVKDFQPKIFVMEEVPQIMEGELKDALRYEFEKAGYEEIYFNILDAQDYGTAQRRKRVFISNIRIKPKRVKEKLTVWDVIGDLPDPRLPEALEIPNHRYVPLSPRKQRKIMRLKWGMAMHKFGDSQRKFTNWVRLHPYKIAPTVKGGSRFIHPFDDRLLTVREQARLMGYPDYHIFLGGRDVQYDSVGEAVPPTVAKAIAEYVKEKLDEGDY; encoded by the coding sequence ATGTACACGCTCATTGATTTATTTGCTGGTGCGGGAGGATTTAGCAGAGGATTTAAGGAGGCAGGATTTAAAATTTTGGCAGCTATCGAAAATTTTGCCCCAAAGGCTGAAACCTACAAGTTCAACTTCCCAGAGGTCAAGATGTATATCGAGGACATCAAGAAAGTTCACACCCTAGATGTAATGAGAGACGTTGGAGTGCCAGATGTAATAATCGGTGGACCTCCTTGTGAACCCTACACGGCAGCAAATTTAAAAAGAAAGGAGAATCCTCTTGACAGACTCTACAACGATCCTATTGGACAGCTCGTTCTGCACTTCATTCGCTTTGTGAAGGATTTTCAGCCGAAGATATTTGTTATGGAGGAAGTGCCTCAAATTATGGAAGGTGAGCTTAAGGATGCCTTGAGATACGAGTTTGAGAAAGCGGGTTATGAAGAGATTTACTTCAACATCTTGGATGCTCAAGATTACGGAACCGCTCAGAGAAGGAAGAGAGTATTTATTTCGAACATTCGCATCAAGCCTAAGAGGGTTAAGGAAAAGCTGACAGTGTGGGATGTGATCGGGGATTTACCTGACCCAAGGCTTCCCGAAGCATTGGAAATTCCCAACCACAGATATGTTCCACTTTCACCAAGGAAGCAGAGGAAAATTATGAGGCTTAAGTGGGGAATGGCAATGCATAAGTTTGGAGACTCACAGAGGAAGTTCACGAACTGGGTTAGACTTCATCCTTACAAGATTGCACCCACAGTCAAAGGCGGTAGCAGGTTCATTCACCCCTTCGATGACAGGCTTTTAACTGTCAGAGAGCAGGCAAGGTTGATGGGATATCCGGATTACCACATATTCCTCGGTGGAAGGGATGTGCAGTATGACAGCGTTGGTGAAGCAGTCCCTCCAACAGTTGCAAAGGCAATAGCCGAATACGTGAAGGAGAAACTTGATGAAGGCGATTATTAA
- a CDS encoding DUF763 domain-containing protein has translation MRRGIAELPLHGGHVPPWLAARMKRLARLVLILLVDEYGTKGVLERLADPVWFQALNNLIGMDWDSSGSTTVTTGILKEVLSKEELGIKAAGGKGAKSRETPAQLKDICEKYELDSSEYVRISRLVAKVDTVALQTGYQLYHHVFFLDEEGNWAVVQQGMNPKVKLARRYHWFDTESFTLEPHKGISGIKLEYALNTVDKNTKEYQKTLLDLVKEDPKKLEKELKTLTAVAKGYKPLIVYKPYEKLNLFDTVKRYKSLGQIELNQRALELARELDIKNYDELLLLKGLGPSTLRALSLVLELVYDVHPSWRDPVTHPPDPFKFAYAVGGKDRVPFPIDKPTYDELISFLEKLVEKNPQERTIVKAVTKITRGWRFPDEEKRPT, from the coding sequence ATGAGAAGAGGCATTGCTGAGCTTCCTCTTCACGGCGGTCATGTTCCTCCTTGGCTAGCTGCACGTATGAAAAGGCTGGCAAGGTTAGTGCTCATTCTTTTGGTTGATGAATACGGCACAAAAGGAGTTCTTGAGAGGTTAGCAGATCCGGTTTGGTTCCAAGCCTTAAACAATCTCATCGGCATGGACTGGGATTCGTCAGGAAGCACAACCGTAACAACTGGAATTTTAAAGGAAGTTCTCTCAAAGGAAGAGCTCGGCATAAAAGCCGCTGGAGGCAAAGGTGCAAAGAGCAGGGAAACTCCAGCCCAATTGAAAGATATATGTGAGAAATATGAACTCGACAGCAGTGAATACGTCAGAATTTCCCGGTTAGTTGCCAAAGTTGACACAGTTGCTCTGCAAACGGGCTATCAGCTTTACCACCATGTCTTCTTCCTTGATGAAGAAGGAAACTGGGCAGTTGTTCAGCAGGGCATGAATCCGAAGGTCAAGCTCGCGAGAAGATATCACTGGTTCGATACTGAGAGCTTTACGCTAGAGCCTCACAAAGGGATAAGCGGAATCAAGCTTGAGTATGCGCTGAATACTGTTGATAAAAACACAAAGGAATACCAAAAAACCCTGCTCGATCTCGTGAAAGAAGACCCAAAAAAGCTTGAAAAAGAGCTCAAAACTCTTACAGCAGTTGCAAAAGGTTACAAGCCGCTGATTGTTTACAAACCTTATGAAAAACTAAATCTGTTCGATACAGTTAAGAGATATAAAAGTCTGGGACAGATTGAGCTGAACCAGAGGGCTTTGGAGCTTGCGAGAGAGCTCGATATTAAGAATTATGATGAGCTCTTACTCCTCAAAGGTCTTGGTCCAAGCACGCTGAGGGCTTTGTCCCTTGTATTAGAGCTTGTGTATGACGTCCATCCTTCATGGAGAGACCCAGTTACTCATCCTCCTGATCCTTTTAAGTTTGCCTATGCCGTTGGTGGAAAGGATAGGGTGCCTTTTCCGATTGACAAGCCCACCTACGATGAGCTGATTTCTTTCCTTGAGAAGCTTGTTGAGAAGAATCCGCAAGAAAGGACGATTGTTAAGGCTGTTACAAAGATAACCAGGGGCTGGAGATTCCCTGACGAGGAGAAAAGGCCAACATAG
- a CDS encoding molybdenum cofactor biosynthesis protein B produces MSHEEHRAKAPKKFKFAVITVSDTASAGKKEDLSGYYIIEELKKAGNENVYYKIVPDEKLAILRAVLEALEKADVVITTGGTGITRRDVTIEAIRPLFDKELVGFGEIFRLKSFEEIGTAAVLTRATAGIIRDKESKVVFCLPGSLNAVKTGVEIIKSEAYHILKHARE; encoded by the coding sequence ATGTCCCACGAGGAGCACAGAGCAAAAGCCCCCAAGAAGTTTAAATTTGCGGTTATAACGGTTAGCGATACTGCAAGTGCTGGTAAAAAGGAGGACTTAAGCGGTTATTACATAATTGAAGAACTGAAGAAAGCGGGGAACGAGAACGTTTACTACAAGATTGTTCCAGATGAAAAGCTTGCAATCCTCAGGGCAGTACTTGAAGCCCTTGAAAAGGCAGATGTTGTAATTACAACAGGTGGAACTGGAATAACGAGGAGAGACGTCACAATTGAAGCTATAAGGCCTCTCTTCGATAAAGAGCTTGTTGGCTTTGGGGAAATATTCAGACTCAAGAGTTTTGAGGAAATCGGGACTGCCGCTGTGCTCACAAGGGCAACGGCTGGAATAATAAGGGACAAAGAAAGCAAAGTGGTCTTTTGCTTGCCAGGCAGCTTGAATGCCGTGAAAACTGGAGTTGAGATAATCAAAAGTGAGGCCTATCATATCTTAAAGCATGCGAGGGAATGA
- a CDS encoding DUF4352 domain-containing protein, producing MRKAHIMLMFLLTIIISGCLQSQPFTSHTSTTTQQKTISLSNMSVTSPTTTTTPIHIISKEQIKDFKLTVNWKESANVLVLYLEVQNQTTYTKIDGKLKVTIRDEFGFLIYNGTLTIHKSDFQPYTGKFTGVSENLTKVTVYKARYIITDFQKGVSSSGIVNATLIAGNTTLKRTFIAMNLPKMNEKERGDYFENLYLKNAKPLNITQIDGDVALEFYRYGIYIHYGNLRKYLRIDAKLRNIGNYSIEVIGRKPAKLTVDGFPVEEYHSEFWYGYPKKLEPGEYIKEIFLFPMEEIILNSEEFVFKVQETEIIPERKVTTKLSGLKPLLEYKNANISKVAQKFPIEITLVKYAVFEYETFEGKERGIKVILRIKNTGNKEITVDLNEISLGGNVKIAPINWLLTVSPNSEKEVWLLFPYVQGKTELTVHLYDLIEYKEEFLEIPLEIEVTPKPNEIGINKTIEAYPLVITLEKVEKISYLEISKLKPLVKVYFKLKNIGESSLLLNVEQWKLITSEGIIRHGDIVMSNISGNMELSPGSYASGYVAFNDIPDDTQYNLEITIPSALKTITFNVKLPIRLRGIETS from the coding sequence ATGAGAAAGGCCCATATAATGTTGATGTTTTTGTTGACAATAATTATTAGCGGATGCCTCCAGAGTCAACCTTTTACATCACATACATCAACAACCACTCAGCAAAAAACCATATCCCTCTCAAACATGAGTGTCACTTCCCCAACAACTACAACAACCCCAATTCATATCATATCAAAAGAACAAATTAAGGACTTCAAATTAACAGTTAACTGGAAAGAAAGTGCGAATGTTCTTGTTCTGTATTTGGAAGTTCAGAATCAAACGACCTACACAAAAATTGATGGAAAGCTGAAGGTGACAATAAGGGACGAATTTGGGTTCCTCATATATAACGGCACGTTAACCATCCATAAATCTGACTTCCAGCCCTACACGGGGAAATTCACGGGAGTATCTGAAAATCTCACCAAAGTTACGGTATATAAGGCTCGCTACATAATAACAGACTTCCAAAAAGGAGTTTCCAGCAGTGGTATTGTCAACGCAACACTAATCGCTGGAAATACGACGTTAAAAAGGACGTTCATAGCCATGAACCTCCCCAAGATGAACGAAAAAGAGAGAGGGGACTATTTTGAAAATCTTTATCTCAAAAATGCAAAACCATTAAACATAACTCAGATAGATGGAGATGTTGCGCTTGAATTCTACCGCTACGGGATTTATATCCACTATGGAAACCTCAGAAAGTACTTAAGAATAGACGCCAAGCTCAGGAACATCGGAAACTACTCAATTGAAGTAATAGGAAGGAAACCCGCAAAGCTTACAGTTGATGGATTTCCAGTAGAAGAGTATCACAGTGAATTTTGGTACGGTTATCCCAAAAAGCTTGAGCCCGGTGAATACATAAAAGAAATATTTCTGTTTCCGATGGAGGAAATAATCTTAAACAGCGAGGAATTCGTGTTTAAAGTTCAAGAAACAGAAATAATCCCCGAAAGGAAAGTTACAACAAAGCTCTCTGGACTTAAACCCCTCTTGGAGTATAAGAATGCGAACATATCCAAAGTAGCTCAAAAATTCCCTATCGAGATAACACTGGTGAAATATGCCGTCTTTGAATATGAGACATTTGAAGGCAAAGAAAGAGGGATAAAAGTTATCCTGAGAATTAAAAACACTGGAAACAAAGAAATAACAGTTGATTTAAACGAGATTAGCCTTGGGGGCAATGTAAAAATAGCTCCAATCAATTGGCTCCTAACTGTAAGCCCCAATTCAGAAAAGGAAGTATGGTTACTGTTCCCCTATGTTCAAGGAAAGACGGAATTAACGGTACATCTATACGATTTGATCGAATACAAGGAGGAATTTCTTGAAATCCCACTCGAAATAGAGGTAACTCCAAAACCGAACGAAATAGGGATTAACAAGACAATAGAGGCCTACCCCCTTGTAATCACATTGGAAAAAGTTGAGAAAATCTCATACTTAGAAATCAGTAAGCTAAAACCTCTCGTAAAAGTTTACTTTAAACTAAAAAATATTGGGGAGAGCAGCCTCTTGCTCAATGTTGAGCAATGGAAACTAATAACCTCAGAGGGCATTATTAGGCACGGGGACATTGTTATGAGCAACATCAGTGGCAACATGGAGCTTAGTCCAGGAAGCTATGCATCAGGCTATGTAGCATTCAACGATATTCCCGATGACACTCAATATAACTTAGAAATCACAATTCCAAGTGCTCTAAAAACAATAACATTTAACGTTAAGCTGCCAATAAGACTTAGGGGAATAGAAACTTCTTAA
- a CDS encoding class I SAM-dependent methyltransferase — MHELYTVLAEYYDVIYKTRAERIAGEINFVEEIFRNDAKRKIRRVLDLACGTGTPTIELAQRGYEVVGLDLHEEMLRVARRKAQELGLNIEFIQGDATKLEFENEFDAITMFFSSIMYFDENAIKELFNSVIRALKPGGVFVADWSNLCFLQFDRTPTIWEEKNGDETVITTSWKEIENATQRFHLKYLVQILKPNGTIRAFHVHEVLNAYTPRELRLLAERYFSELKIYGDLRRSLGMNAYRFWLVGIAP; from the coding sequence ATGCACGAGCTTTACACTGTTTTGGCTGAGTACTACGATGTGATTTACAAGACTAGGGCCGAGAGAATTGCGGGAGAGATAAATTTCGTCGAGGAAATTTTCAGAAATGATGCAAAAAGGAAAATTAGGAGAGTTCTTGACTTAGCTTGTGGAACTGGAACTCCAACGATTGAGCTAGCACAGAGAGGCTACGAGGTTGTTGGCTTAGATTTGCATGAAGAAATGCTAAGAGTTGCAAGAAGAAAAGCCCAAGAGCTTGGGCTAAATATTGAGTTCATTCAAGGAGATGCAACAAAGCTGGAATTTGAAAATGAGTTTGATGCCATAACAATGTTCTTTTCAAGCATTATGTACTTCGACGAAAATGCAATTAAAGAATTATTTAATTCTGTAATTAGAGCATTAAAGCCAGGAGGAGTATTTGTTGCGGACTGGTCTAATCTATGCTTTTTACAGTTTGATAGAACTCCGACTATATGGGAAGAGAAGAACGGAGATGAAACAGTAATAACAACAAGCTGGAAGGAAATTGAAAATGCAACCCAAAGGTTCCATTTGAAATATTTAGTTCAAATTTTAAAGCCTAATGGTACTATTAGAGCTTTCCACGTTCACGAGGTTCTTAATGCCTACACTCCCAGAGAGCTCCGTCTTCTTGCAGAAAGATACTTCAGTGAACTCAAAATTTATGGGGATCTTAGAAGGAGCCTAGGGATGAACGCATACAGATTCTGGCTCGTTGGAATAGCACCTTAA